In one Pseudomonas sp. SCA2728.1_7 genomic region, the following are encoded:
- a CDS encoding YiiD C-terminal domain-containing protein, giving the protein MSTDSHYLESVLHHDIPLTRDMGLKVLDWREQQLSLHLPLDPNVNHKSTMFGGSLYCGAVLAGWGWLHLRLKEEGITDGHIVIQEGQIRYPLPVTGDAVAICPAPDAKVWKKFLAMYQRYGRARLVLDTRIVNQGSNEDAVTFTGQYVLHR; this is encoded by the coding sequence ATGAGCACCGACAGTCACTATCTGGAGTCCGTGCTCCATCACGATATTCCACTGACCCGCGACATGGGCCTCAAAGTGCTCGACTGGCGCGAGCAGCAATTGAGTCTGCATTTACCGCTGGATCCGAACGTCAATCACAAGAGCACCATGTTCGGCGGCAGCCTTTACTGCGGCGCGGTGCTGGCCGGTTGGGGCTGGTTGCATTTGCGTCTGAAAGAAGAAGGAATCACCGACGGGCACATTGTGATTCAGGAGGGACAGATCCGTTATCCACTGCCCGTGACCGGCGATGCCGTAGCAATTTGCCCGGCGCCCGATGCGAAGGTGTGGAAGAAGTTTCTGGCGATGTATCAGCGTTATGGGCGGGCGCGGTTGGTGCTCGATACGCGGATCGTCAATCAGGGCAGCAACGAGGACGCCGTGACATTTACCGGGCAGTATGTTTTACACCGCTGA
- the cysQ gene encoding 3'(2'),5'-bisphosphate nucleotidase CysQ, with protein sequence MNFPHPLMAPVVELALQAGEVTLPFWRSSVEVTAKSDDSPVTAADLAAHHLIVAGLTALDASIPVLSEEDANIPQSVRAGWQRWWLVDPLDGTKEFISGSEEFTVNIALIEDGRVVFGVVSMPTNGRFYVGGAGLGAWRCDKGGTPVAIQVRDVPGPGEAFTVVASRRHSSPEQERLLAGLNASLGELQLANIGSSLKFCLLAEGAADCYPRLAPTSQWDTAAAQGVLEGAGGEVLDLRGEAFSYPARESLRNEFFLALPARAAWRSRLLELARG encoded by the coding sequence ATGAATTTTCCCCACCCGTTGATGGCGCCGGTCGTTGAGCTGGCATTGCAGGCTGGCGAGGTGACTTTGCCGTTCTGGCGCTCCAGCGTTGAAGTCACGGCCAAGTCCGATGACTCGCCCGTGACGGCGGCGGATCTGGCCGCGCATCACCTGATTGTCGCCGGTCTGACGGCGCTGGATGCGAGCATTCCAGTGTTATCGGAAGAGGACGCCAACATTCCCCAGAGCGTACGCGCCGGCTGGCAGCGCTGGTGGTTGGTCGATCCGCTGGATGGCACCAAGGAATTCATCAGCGGCAGTGAAGAGTTCACCGTCAACATCGCGTTGATCGAAGACGGTCGAGTGGTGTTTGGCGTGGTGTCGATGCCGACCAATGGTCGTTTCTACGTTGGCGGTGCCGGGCTTGGCGCATGGCGCTGCGACAAGGGCGGCACGCCGGTTGCGATTCAGGTACGCGATGTGCCGGGGCCGGGTGAGGCGTTTACCGTGGTCGCCAGCCGTCGGCATTCGAGTCCCGAGCAGGAGCGTCTGCTGGCCGGGCTGAATGCGAGCCTGGGCGAGTTGCAATTGGCGAATATTGGCAGCTCGCTGAAATTTTGCCTGCTGGCTGAAGGCGCGGCGGATTGCTATCCGCGACTGGCGCCGACTTCGCAGTGGGACACGGCGGCGGCGCAAGGTGTGCTGGAAGGTGCGGGCGGTGAAGTGTTGGATCTGCGCGGGGAAGCGTTCAGTTATCCGGCGCGGGAATCGCTGCGCAATGAGTTCTTTTTGGCGCTGCCGGCGAGGGCAGCCTGGCGTTCGCGATTGTTGGAGTTGGCTCGCGGTTAA
- the nudE gene encoding ADP compounds hydrolase NudE, producing the protein MRQKPTVLAREIVATSRLFCVEELKLRFSNGVERTYERLVGKGAGYGAVMIVAMLDAEHAVLVEEYCGGTDEYELSLPKGLIEPGEDVLAAAERELKEEAGFGARQLEHLTELSLSPGYMSQKIQVVLATDLYEERLEGDEPEPMRVDKVNLRELSSLALNPQFSEGRALAALYLTRDLLTQRGFFPA; encoded by the coding sequence ATGCGCCAGAAACCCACCGTACTTGCCCGCGAGATCGTCGCCACCAGTCGTCTGTTTTGCGTCGAAGAACTCAAGCTGCGCTTTTCCAACGGCGTGGAACGCACTTACGAGCGTCTGGTCGGCAAAGGTGCGGGCTACGGCGCGGTAATGATTGTGGCGATGCTGGATGCTGAACACGCAGTGCTGGTCGAGGAATACTGCGGCGGTACCGATGAGTACGAACTGTCCTTGCCTAAAGGTTTGATCGAACCGGGCGAAGACGTATTGGCAGCCGCCGAGCGCGAACTCAAGGAAGAAGCTGGTTTTGGCGCGCGGCAACTGGAACATCTGACCGAGCTGTCGCTGTCGCCCGGTTACATGAGCCAGAAGATCCAGGTCGTTCTGGCTACCGATTTGTACGAAGAGCGGCTGGAAGGCGACGAGCCCGAGCCGATGCGTGTCGATAAAGTGAACCTGCGCGAACTGTCGTCGCTGGCGCTCAATCCGCAATTTTCCGAAGGTCGCGCCCTGGCCGCCCTGTATTTGACCCGCGATCTGCTGACCCAGCGCGGATTCTTCCCAGCATGA